One genomic window of Psychrobacillus sp. INOP01 includes the following:
- a CDS encoding sugar ABC transporter permease, with translation MTNKTEKIIRLSVSYLILLIAVIIVIYPLLWVVGSSFNPGQSLSGSKMFPNNPTFKHYMNLFDTENSNYILWYLNSMKISLITMVFAVISVAFTGYAFSRYRFIGRKNGLLTFLVLQMIPNFAALIAIFVLAQRTELLDTHVGLIIIYVGGQIPMNTWLMKGYLDTIPKELDESARMDGAGHLRIFWQIILPLAKPIIAVVALFSFIAPFGDFILARIMLRTEEKFTMGVGLYELISKQFGNEFTTFAAGSVLIAIPITILFLSFQKYFISGLTAGGTKG, from the coding sequence ATGACTAATAAGACTGAAAAAATTATCAGACTGTCAGTTTCTTATCTTATTCTTCTAATTGCAGTGATAATAGTTATTTACCCTTTGCTATGGGTTGTAGGCTCTTCTTTTAACCCAGGGCAAAGTCTTTCAGGATCTAAGATGTTTCCTAATAATCCTACATTTAAGCACTATATGAACTTATTTGATACTGAAAACTCAAATTATATTTTATGGTACTTAAATTCGATGAAAATTAGTTTAATAACAATGGTATTTGCGGTTATAAGTGTAGCGTTTACTGGTTATGCATTCTCACGCTACCGATTTATCGGAAGAAAAAATGGTCTTCTAACCTTTCTAGTCCTACAAATGATACCAAACTTCGCTGCGCTTATTGCAATCTTTGTACTTGCCCAACGAACCGAACTTTTAGACACACACGTCGGGCTAATAATTATTTATGTAGGCGGCCAGATACCGATGAATACTTGGTTGATGAAAGGATATTTGGATACAATTCCAAAAGAACTGGATGAATCTGCACGTATGGACGGAGCTGGCCATTTACGAATTTTTTGGCAAATCATTTTACCTTTAGCTAAGCCAATCATAGCAGTGGTAGCACTGTTTTCATTTATCGCTCCATTTGGTGATTTCATACTCGCGCGTATTATGCTACGCACGGAAGAAAAATTTACAATGGGTGTCGGTTTATACGAATTGATTTCTAAACAATTTGGTAATGAATTTACTACTTTCGCTGCGGGGTCCGTATTGATCGCTATTCCAATTACTATACTTTTCCTTTCATTCCAAAAATATTTTATCTCTGGTCTTACTGCTGGGGGTACAAAAGGTTAA
- a CDS encoding LacI family DNA-binding transcriptional regulator, with amino-acid sequence MAITIKDVAKLANVAPSTVSRVIANSPRISENTKKRVRDAMDELKYHPNFIARSLASQSTKVIGLVLPHSSGVFFQNPFFSEVIQGLSEGVHDNHYALQMTSGKTELDSYEGVVQMVQGGRVDGIILLYSMINDKIMEYLTKRKFPFVVIGKPYDLVDKITHVDNDNYMAAKEATEYIIGLGHSKIGFIGGSPSLTVTLDRLQGYKEALKASDIDLQENYIIHEDFLREGGQEAVKALLRRPIPPTALLVTDDLMAVGVVNSLTEMQIDIPAEVSIVSFNNALFAEMSRPPLTSIDINIKELGYQAASSLIQLLKNENEPVKRIIVPHRLVVRQSCDVAPNK; translated from the coding sequence ATGGCGATAACAATCAAAGATGTGGCGAAACTGGCCAATGTTGCTCCTTCGACTGTTTCTCGGGTGATTGCTAACAGCCCCCGTATAAGCGAAAACACAAAGAAACGAGTAAGGGACGCAATGGATGAACTTAAATATCATCCTAATTTTATCGCCCGTAGTCTAGCTAGTCAATCAACTAAAGTGATAGGTCTAGTTTTACCTCACTCATCTGGCGTATTTTTTCAAAACCCATTCTTTTCAGAGGTCATACAAGGATTAAGCGAGGGTGTACACGATAATCACTACGCACTACAGATGACTAGTGGAAAAACAGAGCTCGATTCCTATGAAGGTGTCGTTCAAATGGTTCAAGGTGGAAGAGTAGACGGTATTATCCTCCTTTACTCCATGATTAATGATAAAATTATGGAGTATTTAACAAAAAGAAAATTTCCTTTTGTTGTAATCGGAAAACCGTATGATCTAGTTGATAAAATTACCCACGTTGATAACGACAATTACATGGCTGCAAAAGAAGCTACCGAATATATAATAGGACTTGGTCATTCAAAAATTGGTTTTATAGGAGGAAGTCCAAGTTTAACGGTTACATTAGACCGTTTACAAGGGTACAAAGAGGCTTTAAAGGCATCTGATATAGATTTGCAAGAGAATTATATTATTCATGAAGACTTTCTACGTGAAGGTGGACAGGAGGCTGTCAAAGCACTTCTAAGAAGACCTATTCCCCCAACAGCCCTACTTGTTACGGATGATTTGATGGCGGTTGGTGTAGTGAATTCACTCACTGAAATGCAAATCGATATTCCAGCTGAAGTATCTATTGTTAGCTTTAATAATGCATTGTTTGCAGAGATGTCCAGACCACCTCTTACATCTATTGATATAAATATTAAAGAACTAGGTTACCAAGCGGCAAGTAGTTTAATTCAATTATTAAAAAATGAAAATGAACCAGTTAAACGAATTATAGTACCTCATAGACTAGTTGTAAGACAATCATGTGATGTAGCACCTAATAAATAA
- a CDS encoding GNAT family N-acetyltransferase: MFSFKINDKTYLKMLDLRDTEHVFALTIQSKDTLREWLPFIDFTRTSDDTKNFIQSTMKQFSDNNGFQAGIWYDGSLAGVIGFHKIDWNNKSTSIGYWLGNDYVGLGLMTKSVEAFVDYALLELQLNRVEIRAAVQNKKSRAIPERLCFKEEGCVRQAEWLYDHYVDHVVYGMLASDWKK; this comes from the coding sequence ATGTTTTCATTCAAAATAAATGACAAAACTTACTTAAAAATGCTCGATTTACGGGACACTGAACATGTGTTCGCATTAACTATTCAATCTAAGGATACGTTAAGAGAGTGGCTTCCATTTATTGATTTTACGAGGACTTCTGACGATACGAAGAATTTCATCCAATCAACTATGAAGCAATTTAGTGATAATAACGGTTTTCAGGCTGGGATTTGGTATGATGGAAGCCTTGCTGGTGTAATTGGATTCCATAAAATTGATTGGAACAACAAATCAACCAGTATAGGCTATTGGTTAGGAAATGATTACGTTGGATTAGGATTAATGACAAAATCAGTGGAAGCATTTGTGGATTATGCATTATTAGAATTACAATTAAACCGCGTAGAAATTCGCGCAGCTGTACAAAACAAAAAAAGTAGAGCTATCCCTGAAAGACTTTGCTTCAAGGAAGAAGGATGTGTAAGGCAAGCGGAATGGCTATATGACCATTATGTCGATCATGTGGTTTATGGAATGCTAGCAAGTGATTGGAAAAAGTAA
- a CDS encoding alpha-amylase family glycosyl hydrolase yields MTKSGMIFVLILLLMAILSPLTALASEERKMQDEVIYSIMVDRFNNGDTRNDHDANINDPLAYHGGDFKGITEKLAYIKEMGFTAIWLTPIFKNMDKGYHGYWIKDFYETNEYFGSMEEFKMLVEEAHKLDIKVILDFVVNHVGPNHEWLNDPTKKEWFHENKSISNWNDQQEVETGWLYDLPDLDQDNPEVSKYLLDAAKWWIQETDIDGYRLDTVKHVPKEFWTEFSTEVKSVKESFFLIGEVWHDNPNIIVSYQDTGIDGFMDFSQNGTLRTAFEKSNQSLGWLFSNNERNNKLFERPELLGQFIDNHDMQRFTNLALLKNQEPIERLKLGLTYMYSAPGIPIIYYGTEIALDGGTDPDNRRMMNFEADDELKEYIKKLGAIRQEQLPLTRGDMELLVDDAGWTVYKRTYTDETILIAINNTSEAQNVMLKEIESGKELQELLAGGLVMPDEDGYTIHLESGQSEIYKLVDQQNDNRLTAGILLASIILLLLIIFIWFNRSKRNKVK; encoded by the coding sequence ATGACAAAAAGTGGAATGATATTCGTTTTGATATTGCTTTTAATGGCCATTTTAAGTCCACTGACAGCTCTCGCAAGTGAGGAGCGAAAGATGCAGGATGAGGTTATTTACAGTATTATGGTGGACCGATTTAATAATGGAGATACGAGAAATGATCACGATGCTAATATAAATGATCCACTTGCGTATCATGGTGGAGACTTTAAAGGAATAACAGAGAAACTTGCTTATATTAAAGAAATGGGTTTTACAGCTATTTGGTTGACACCCATTTTCAAGAATATGGATAAAGGGTATCACGGCTATTGGATAAAGGATTTTTATGAAACAAATGAGTATTTTGGTTCGATGGAAGAATTTAAAATGCTTGTAGAGGAAGCTCACAAACTGGATATAAAAGTGATTCTCGACTTTGTTGTTAACCATGTTGGACCAAATCACGAGTGGCTTAATGATCCTACTAAAAAAGAGTGGTTTCATGAAAACAAGTCCATTTCCAATTGGAATGACCAACAAGAAGTAGAAACTGGTTGGTTATATGATCTGCCCGACTTAGATCAAGACAATCCAGAGGTTAGTAAGTATCTATTAGATGCTGCAAAATGGTGGATTCAAGAAACAGACATCGATGGCTATAGACTAGACACGGTAAAACATGTTCCAAAGGAATTTTGGACAGAATTCTCAACTGAAGTGAAATCAGTGAAAGAATCGTTCTTTTTGATAGGTGAGGTATGGCATGATAATCCCAATATCATAGTTAGTTATCAGGATACTGGTATCGATGGTTTTATGGACTTTTCCCAAAATGGAACTCTAAGAACCGCTTTTGAAAAATCCAATCAATCACTAGGTTGGTTATTTTCAAATAATGAGCGAAATAATAAATTGTTTGAACGTCCAGAACTGCTTGGTCAATTTATCGACAATCATGATATGCAACGATTCACTAATTTAGCACTCCTGAAAAATCAGGAGCCAATAGAAAGGTTAAAGCTTGGTTTAACTTATATGTATTCTGCTCCAGGCATTCCAATCATCTACTATGGAACAGAAATCGCTTTGGACGGAGGAACTGATCCAGATAATCGTCGAATGATGAATTTTGAGGCAGATGATGAGTTGAAGGAGTATATAAAGAAACTCGGTGCAATAAGACAGGAGCAGCTGCCACTAACTAGAGGAGATATGGAGCTTTTAGTTGATGACGCTGGGTGGACTGTCTATAAAAGAACCTATACTGATGAAACGATATTAATAGCAATCAACAATACCTCGGAAGCTCAAAACGTAATGTTGAAAGAGATAGAATCAGGAAAAGAGTTACAAGAATTATTAGCTGGCGGACTAGTTATGCCAGATGAGGATGGGTATACGATTCATTTGGAAAGTGGCCAGTCCGAAATATATAAGCTAGTGGATCAACAGAATGACAATCGGTTAACTGCAGGCATTTTGTTGGCGAGTATTATTTTATTATTATTGATCATTTTCATTTGGTTCAATCGATCAAAACGAAATAAGGTGAAATAG
- a CDS encoding extracellular solute-binding protein: protein MKKSLTLLFMLIITVVLLVACGPKREETTPANTDEKEPETGAESTEEPAKPEKLIVWEDTDKSIALKPAIESFEKEYGIKVEFKELGMADKMREQLRLDGPSGTGADVVTLPHDQIGQVVTEGLIQEIEVSDEILSTFSESAVTAQKYDGKLYGLPKATETPVFIYNKALMTEAPETMDDVYAFSKDFTDGKQFGFLALWDNFYFAHGVIGGMGGYVFQENDGALDRDDIGLNNEGAIAGAEYIQKWYAESLFPKGIIGESGGSAKDGLFNEGKVASVMDGPWAFQSMKDAGIDIGVTAMPTLPNGEHMKTFMGVKGWHVSAFTEHEYWSTKLVEWLTNEENAKIRFELTQEIPPVTTLIEDPIIADNEGAKAVALQSQYAVPMPNIPEMGEVWGPAASALQTIATGKAEPKAAMDDAVKTIKTNIETNHPN, encoded by the coding sequence ATGAAAAAGTCATTAACTTTGTTGTTCATGCTAATTATTACGGTTGTTTTACTTGTTGCATGTGGACCGAAAAGGGAGGAAACAACTCCAGCGAACACGGATGAAAAAGAACCAGAAACAGGAGCAGAATCAACGGAAGAACCTGCAAAACCGGAAAAGCTTATTGTTTGGGAAGACACAGATAAATCTATCGCTCTTAAACCTGCAATCGAGTCTTTTGAGAAAGAATACGGTATTAAAGTTGAGTTTAAAGAATTAGGTATGGCAGATAAAATGCGTGAACAACTACGTTTAGACGGCCCTTCGGGAACTGGTGCAGACGTAGTAACTTTACCTCATGATCAAATTGGTCAAGTTGTTACAGAAGGTTTGATTCAAGAAATTGAAGTAAGTGACGAAATACTTTCTACTTTTAGTGAATCAGCAGTAACTGCACAAAAATATGATGGGAAGCTTTATGGATTACCAAAAGCTACAGAAACACCTGTATTTATTTACAATAAGGCTTTAATGACTGAAGCACCTGAGACTATGGATGATGTATACGCGTTTTCAAAAGATTTCACAGATGGGAAACAGTTCGGATTCCTAGCGTTATGGGATAACTTCTACTTTGCTCATGGTGTTATTGGAGGTATGGGCGGGTACGTCTTCCAAGAAAATGATGGAGCACTTGACCGAGATGATATTGGTTTAAACAATGAAGGTGCAATCGCTGGAGCAGAATATATTCAAAAATGGTATGCAGAAAGTTTATTCCCTAAAGGAATTATTGGGGAAAGCGGCGGTTCAGCTAAAGATGGTCTATTCAATGAAGGAAAAGTCGCTTCTGTAATGGACGGTCCTTGGGCTTTCCAAAGTATGAAGGACGCTGGAATCGATATTGGGGTTACAGCAATGCCAACTCTTCCAAACGGAGAGCATATGAAAACATTTATGGGAGTAAAGGGATGGCATGTGTCAGCTTTTACAGAACATGAATACTGGTCAACAAAATTAGTGGAATGGTTAACAAATGAAGAAAATGCAAAAATTCGTTTCGAATTAACGCAAGAAATTCCACCAGTTACAACATTGATTGAAGATCCAATTATTGCTGATAATGAAGGTGCAAAAGCAGTAGCACTACAATCTCAATACGCGGTTCCTATGCCTAATATTCCTGAAATGGGAGAAGTATGGGGACCTGCAGCATCTGCACTTCAAACAATTGCTACTGGTAAAGCAGAACCGAAAGCTGCAATGGATGATGCAGTGAAAACGATTAAAACAAATATAGAAACTAATCATCCGAATTAA
- a CDS encoding carbohydrate ABC transporter permease: MNSNVTTKHRKYAGLLSIIPGFGQFYNKQFIKGIIFLVLTVAFFSSFSQTLNWGFWGLITLGEIPVLDHSIFLLIDGIIALLVAIIGLGIYAFNIYDAYNNGKKRDEGFLLNSVREQYHNLLDNGFPYLMISPGFLLLIFVVIFPIIFVILLSFTNYDLYHSPPAKLVDWVGIQNYIDIFKLDLWRSTFFGVLGWTIVWTFGATTLQVAIGVFLAVVINQKDLKGKAFFRTILILPWAVPAFVSILIFSGMFNESFGVINTQILSMLGIDAIPWMTEELWTRLALILIQSWLGFPFIFAMTTGVLQSIPDELYEAANVDGASIFQKFRGITLPMVLYATAPILITQYTFNFNNFNVIFLFNGGGPAIPGQNAGGTDILISWIYQLTMTSGQYGKAAAITMLLSLIVVAVALWQFKRTNSFKEEDMM, translated from the coding sequence ATGAATAGTAATGTCACAACCAAACACAGAAAATATGCAGGGTTATTATCTATTATCCCAGGCTTTGGGCAATTTTATAATAAACAGTTTATAAAAGGAATCATTTTCTTGGTATTAACGGTCGCATTCTTCAGTAGCTTCTCTCAAACGCTAAACTGGGGATTCTGGGGCCTGATCACACTTGGAGAAATACCGGTTCTTGATCATTCCATATTCTTATTAATCGATGGCATTATTGCATTGTTGGTAGCAATCATCGGTCTTGGAATTTATGCATTTAATATTTATGATGCTTATAACAATGGAAAAAAACGAGATGAAGGGTTCCTATTAAATAGCGTGAGGGAGCAGTATCATAATCTATTGGATAACGGTTTTCCTTATCTAATGATTTCCCCTGGATTTTTATTATTAATCTTCGTAGTTATTTTCCCAATTATCTTTGTAATCCTACTATCATTTACAAACTATGATTTATATCATTCTCCACCTGCAAAACTGGTAGATTGGGTAGGCATACAGAACTATATTGATATATTCAAATTAGATCTTTGGAGATCAACATTCTTCGGTGTACTAGGTTGGACAATTGTTTGGACATTTGGAGCAACGACATTACAAGTTGCTATTGGAGTTTTTCTCGCAGTTGTGATCAATCAAAAAGATTTAAAAGGAAAAGCATTTTTCCGTACTATATTAATTTTACCGTGGGCAGTACCCGCATTTGTATCGATTTTAATATTTTCAGGTATGTTCAATGAATCTTTTGGTGTCATTAACACGCAAATACTCAGTATGCTAGGCATTGACGCTATTCCTTGGATGACCGAAGAATTATGGACTAGATTGGCACTGATCCTAATACAATCATGGCTAGGCTTCCCATTTATATTTGCAATGACAACTGGGGTGCTTCAATCAATTCCCGATGAACTATACGAGGCTGCAAATGTGGATGGTGCCTCTATATTCCAGAAATTCCGTGGTATAACTTTACCAATGGTGCTTTATGCAACTGCTCCAATTCTCATTACACAGTATACATTTAACTTCAATAATTTCAATGTCATCTTCCTTTTCAACGGTGGAGGTCCAGCTATACCAGGGCAAAATGCTGGTGGAACAGATATCTTAATCTCTTGGATTTATCAATTGACGATGACTTCTGGACAATATGGGAAAGCTGCAGCAATTACAATGCTCCTATCACTTATCGTTGTAGCAGTAGCATTATGGCAATTCAAACGAACTAATTCATTCAAAGAGGAGGATATGATGTAA
- a CDS encoding alpha-glucosidase, with translation MKEKWWKEAVSYQVYPRSFMDSNGDGIGDLRGIITKLDYLKDLGVDVIWVSPFYKSPNADNGYDISDYKGISEQFGNIDDFDELLEEIHARGMKLILDLVINHTSDEHPWFIESRSSKENSKRDWYIWKDGKGDQEPNNWESIFSGSAWELDELTDQYYLHLFATKQPDLNWENTDVRNELFKMVNWWLDKGIDGYRVDAISHIKKRDGLPDMPNPNHEKYVSSFEMHTNQPGIQEYLKELKDETFAKYDIMTVGEANGVGIDEADEWVGEENGKFDMIFQFEHLGLWNKALNNSVDVIALKQVLTKWQKGLHKKGWNALFLENHDQTRSVSSWGNDKEYWSESAKMLAGCYFLMQGTPFIYQGQEIGMTNVQFPSIHDYDDIGMKNFYDLEIAKGKPHEQVMEIIWRNGRDNSRTPMQWESSLNGGFSEGVPWMKVNPNYVTINVANQLEDKDSIYHFYKKMIQVRKENPVFVYGEYDVIQEEHPDVYVYTRVLDDQFAIVLCNFRQYSSEFSLKHLPQRSTELLLYNYKDAPEQLSETISLNPYEVRVYLYK, from the coding sequence ATGAAAGAAAAATGGTGGAAAGAAGCTGTCAGTTATCAGGTATATCCAAGAAGTTTCATGGATAGCAATGGTGACGGAATAGGTGATTTACGAGGAATTATTACTAAATTAGATTACTTGAAGGACTTGGGTGTAGATGTTATTTGGGTCAGCCCGTTTTATAAGTCTCCTAATGCAGATAATGGATATGATATTAGTGATTATAAGGGCATTTCAGAGCAGTTTGGAAACATAGATGATTTTGATGAGTTATTAGAAGAAATACACGCAAGAGGTATGAAACTAATTCTTGACCTGGTTATCAACCATACAAGCGATGAGCATCCTTGGTTTATTGAATCACGTTCTTCTAAAGAAAATTCTAAAAGAGATTGGTATATTTGGAAGGATGGTAAGGGTGATCAAGAACCAAATAACTGGGAAAGTATTTTCTCTGGTAGCGCATGGGAGCTTGATGAGCTGACTGATCAATACTATCTTCATTTATTTGCAACGAAACAGCCGGACTTGAATTGGGAAAATACGGACGTTCGAAATGAGCTTTTTAAAATGGTCAATTGGTGGCTTGATAAAGGAATCGATGGTTACCGAGTAGATGCAATCAGCCATATTAAAAAGCGTGATGGATTGCCGGATATGCCAAATCCCAATCATGAAAAATATGTTTCGTCATTTGAGATGCATACGAACCAACCTGGTATACAAGAGTATTTAAAAGAGTTAAAGGATGAGACTTTTGCTAAATACGATATTATGACAGTCGGTGAAGCAAATGGAGTAGGGATTGACGAGGCGGATGAGTGGGTTGGTGAAGAGAATGGGAAATTTGATATGATATTTCAGTTTGAACATCTCGGCCTTTGGAACAAGGCACTAAATAACTCAGTAGATGTTATTGCTTTGAAGCAAGTTCTTACGAAATGGCAAAAAGGGTTGCACAAAAAAGGATGGAATGCTCTATTTCTTGAAAATCATGATCAAACTCGAAGTGTTTCGAGCTGGGGAAATGATAAAGAATATTGGAGTGAAAGTGCTAAAATGCTAGCGGGTTGCTACTTCCTTATGCAAGGAACTCCATTTATCTATCAGGGACAGGAAATTGGAATGACAAATGTTCAGTTTCCATCTATTCACGATTACGATGATATTGGCATGAAGAACTTTTATGATTTAGAAATAGCAAAAGGTAAACCGCATGAACAGGTAATGGAAATCATTTGGCGTAATGGCCGTGATAATTCAAGAACTCCTATGCAGTGGGAGAGTTCTTTAAACGGTGGATTTTCAGAAGGTGTGCCATGGATGAAGGTTAATCCGAATTATGTGACGATTAATGTAGCTAATCAGCTAGAGGATAAGGACTCTATTTATCATTTCTATAAAAAAATGATTCAAGTAAGAAAAGAAAATCCGGTATTTGTTTATGGAGAATATGATGTAATACAAGAAGAGCATCCTGATGTATATGTATACACACGTGTACTGGATGATCAGTTTGCGATTGTTTTATGCAACTTTAGACAATATAGTTCGGAGTTTAGTTTAAAACATCTTCCACAACGCAGCACTGAACTATTATTATATAATTATAAAGATGCACCGGAGCAGCTATCAGAGACTATTTCTCTAAATCCATATGAAGTAAGAGTATACTTATATAAGTGA